From the Telopea speciosissima isolate NSW1024214 ecotype Mountain lineage chromosome 9, Tspe_v1, whole genome shotgun sequence genome, the window gtatttcttgacaggtatctgtctctgtccttcttattatttttggcataatataGGTCATTAAAGTAACctgctttagtgtacatagtaaatgattttttttctttctttgtcatgtttaGTACATCAAAATCTAGCCTGGCATGTTGATACAGGATGAATTGTTAaggaagaatatttgaaaacaagcatctagtagaaagaccggtttatcgggacgaggtgggtgcctaatacttcccactctcgtaacttgactacttaccttgaatttctgaccagaccatatagAATCACGTAGCCATTTCCGCTAATCTCGAATGGGgttacacccattgggtcctaggtcctaatcctaggtggcgactccatttctttatgaagtataatcccaatccccatgataaTCTATCAGAATGATATGTCGTTATTCATCGAAACCAAttcttgtcgccataaggcggaggaaccctcgtcccgaggaccgcGATACTTACAGTGATCCTCTTAGAGGAATATTAGCCAGgttaaaagaagaaatgatgTTGTTAAGGCTAAAAAAAGAGGAGTTAAAAGATAGACAATTACCACCCAATTTATCCTCAGGGTTAAGAATTTGGTTAAAGTCACCAAGTAAACAAATGGTAGAGAGAGATTGGTAAGGAAATCATGTAATTCATCCCAAAACCCTGTCGTTCTGTGGGAGAGGGTGGGGCATACAATCCAATCACACACCCAAGGTTCAGCATTCCCAATGGTAGGGAAGGTGATGGCAGTAAACCGGGGTTGGGTTATGATGGAATCCAACTGAATAAATTGTTTACCCAAGCATAACAAGCCACCACTCAATCCTTTTCTTCCAGTACTAGGTGAGAAACCTAGGATTCTATAATGCTGAAGATACCATGGGATCTGGGTCTTATcaagattttggattttgtcTCTAGAAGGAAAAAGATATATGGGTTGTGAGAGAGTAGGTGTCTCTTTAGTGCTCGAATGGTTCTTTTGGAATGGAACCCCCTTGCGTTACAACTTAAAAGGATCACGGTGAAAAATCCACAGAGAATTAATGACAAAAAATATAATGAGgattaaatggaataaaaaactacaaaaacaataatagaaagaagaaaactaaaaaactagcaaaacagaaaatagaaacctaatgtTATATACAATATGATGACGGCTAAGACAGTAGAGGCTAATTTAGATGCTCCAAAATACCATAAAAAATGTatcaaaagataaataaaaggtAGAATGATAAGGAATGAATTACCTGGAAAGATGAAGAAATTGGAATCTTCTGTGTTGCGTATTAACCGTCGTCCTCCCCATTATAAGTAGATaattttttagaaggagagggGACATGTTCCTCTTCTGACTGCATCTCACATACCAAGACTTTAAGGCGAGAGGTGAGAGCGGAGTGGGATTTGGATTGAGCAAAGTGTTCAACACATTTTGCTAGCAATTCAGAATCAGTAGAGTCCTCTGGAAAGTCCTGGCTATAGTCCCCAAACTTTCATTTTCTGCAACCGAAAGATTCCTGGCCCTCAGACTGGGTATGGGAGGGATTGAAGGAGAACGAGTTCAATTGTTGACTAGAATCCAGAAGGGTAAAAGGGTGGAACAATTGGAAGATGTTAATAGTCTTTGGTTCAGAGGTCACTGAGAAACTTGGAGGGGGGGGAAAATGGAGGTGTTAACAGTGATGGAATTGGCATTGGGTCTTCCAAGAGAGGGTTAGTAATGGGTTGCGGTAGAGTATGAGATTGATTATCAAGGGAGGGTTGTCTAGCATCCATAGGGTACTGATCACCAGTAACTTCAAGCTTACCGGGTTGAGGAGCCATAGGGGGAGCAAATGATCCTTACTGAGTATCTTCAAATGGAGAAAGTGGTACTTGGTCAGGGGCCTTCGAAAAGCCCAAGGAGCACTCTTCGTGATGATGTTGGGAGATGTGATCTATAGATGGAAAGGTAAAGTCTTGTTGTAAGTTGGTGGCCAAACAAATTAGAGCCTCAAGCTCTTGGACTTGAGAATGAAATTCCTTTGAGGAGGCCAGGAAATTGGTTAAATTTGAAGTAGAATTATCCAGCTGGTGTGTAACAAAAGCTTGGAGCGCTAGTTCAGGAATGCGCATGGACATAGAATCTTCAGTTTGCAGAGCTTGAAGAAAGCAATTGTTTTCCAAGTAAGCAGTAGCTTTTGaggtaaaataaaaatcatattctCCCTTAGTAATGACTCCTTCACCATCATTGCAAACCCTTGGCCGAGCTTACCTTATCAGCACTGATCATAATAATATCTTCAGGGCTGGCTTTATTCTCATTGTGAAGACCAACAAAAAGAGGGGGTGCCAGATAAAAATCAATGCTTGCACAGGTTTGTCACGAAACAAGTAAGCAGTAGTACTATAGGAAAGTAATCCACAAGCAAAGCATGCGAAAAAACATTCAAAATGAACAAATACCAcaaatccaacacctaaatCCAACTCCAGTTTAGCAGAGGCACATAAGGGTTGTTGAAAAGTGAATAAGATTTTCACCTTGCTCGTCCATGGAGGTAATCCCCAATATTCCCAGTTAAAAAGAACTGTTAATGGCtttccaaaagaagaaacaaccTGGGAAATAGATTGTTCGTTAAAGCATATTTTAGGAACATTAAGCAATTGGATCCAAACCGGTATTTCTCATAATTTAGAAGATTCACAGTGGGGTTAGAAGGATCcagctcctctctagggagctcagtgcccagggggcatccaagggttgggctgtgccgcacacatctaggcgcatgcctagggatgtgtgcagcacagcccaacggctggatgctccctgggcatgttgggctccttggagagAAGCTCAATCCGGGTTAGAAAGGGGACCCTAGAAAAATATGTAAAGGGTGTTCAGAAAACCACCAAGGTGCTTCAGACAAGATTAAATTCCTATCCTCTGGAGAAAAGAACTCGACAGAGAAGAAGCCACCATCATAGACGAAAATACGTCGTgctctcagagcttgtcataCAAAGGCAAGATAATTTTTAAGAGGTAAAATGGGTGGGTCAGCCCAACCGAGCACCATACCAAAGAGTGTGGAGGGTCCAGCGGGAAGAAGGTCATCATTGCCCTCAAAGGAGGGATCAGAAGTACAAAGGCGGGGTTGGTTTGACTTACCTTGTTTTTGGccagaagaaggaaaaaagtgtTGACGAGGGGCTTTAGGgcgggaagaagaggaagatccACCTCCCTGCTGCGTTTTCGATGACGACTAAATCCTTTAGAGGGTGAGTGATGATCGGGTGTAGCTTGCAACAGGGAAGGGCTGGGAGTAGAGGCAGAGTGGAAGTTTAGGCCCAAAGATTGGGGATTCGAAGAGTTCCACCTAGGGGTGAAACATAGCCGGGTTGGgacgggttttttaaaaccctagcccaaccttgtgtcctcttagctcaacccaagcctaacCCGACCCTAGgtcgggttgagatatctcagcccgagCCCAATCTTGCCGGGCTCAGCCCAAGTCCAACCCGGCCCTAATTGACCCTAATCGGGCCAGGTTGGGCCGAGTTGGCCTTGATTAACCCTGATTTTTGCCAAGGGCTATTTTGCccctaattgaccctgattttttctAGTGCCTGGTTGGCCTTGACTTGGCTtgcttttttgccatttatGTCGTCCTACACACTAAAAATATGAGACaaatgtgattgggtattggtttgtttcatacttaattgactattagacttttctttgggttaaaaacttagcccaatcttaaaattgtaaatattttcatttaatagtTAATTAGCTTTTTTTTGTAACCCAATAGATAagatactaaaaaaaaattacaaaatttaaCAATACATTGTAAAGCTTAATCTACCACAAGGGAGGGTCGGTCTGACTGTGTTTAGCCCGAGGCTTTAACCctaacccagcccaaccctgactcagggcctaaaatttcaaccctaactcACCCATAGGATTGAAAAATTCAAACTAGACACTCTTCGGGTTCAGGATAGGCCACGACGGGCTCCGGCGGActggaccaaacttgcacccctagttccACTGAGGTGGAACTAGAGGTCGTGTGGAAGAGGATTTGTGATGAGATTGTCGGTTAGCTTGTGCCATAAAAGTTACTCGAATAATAAATTCCTCTGGTGGTGGGTGGGGGAAGTGGGGACCAAGAAAGTGAAATGGGGAATTAAAGTAAAGGAGGGTACATGAGGCTTGGGAAAAATGGGGTGAAGCCTTGCTATACGAGCGGTCAGAAGAGTTACACAACACAAAAGATTCCCATTACttcaaagggagaaagaaacgACGAAGAGAACCGAAGAAAAAGCAGGATAGCGATGAGTCAGagataaagagaaaaagagaaaaaggtaaGGGGATAGAACACTGAGAGACACATTTTCACTTCattcaagagaagagaagagaagagaacagatATCAAGCAAGCAATTTGATCAAATGGCAGTAGCTCATGATcaggcctcttcttcttcttcatcctcgtTTGGTTTAAGGAGTTATGAAGTATTCTTGAGCTTTCACGGCGAAGACGTTCGCACCAATTTCGAGGACCACCTCTACTGTGCCTTGGATAGGGCTGGAATTCGAACTTACAGAGATGAGGATAAACTCCCCAAGGGAGAAATGATTGGCCCGGAGCTAATCTCTGCAATCCAAGATTCAATAATCTCCCTTCCCATCTTATCCCCGAACTATGGGTCAAGCAAATGGTGTCTCAATGAGCTAACCCAGATATCTGAATgcagaaaaacaaagaaacagatTGTGTTTCCCATTTTCTACAAAGTTGAGCCAATGGAAGTGCGAAACCAGAAAAACAAATATGAGGAAGCCTTTGTGGAGTACCAGAGGCACGTCGACGAATACCAGAAGGATTTAGTGGATAAGTACCAATTCCAATTTGGATCATCAACCGCCCAGCTGCCTGATAAGACCGTGCTGCACAGACACGGTAAGGCGATAAATGATCGTTTTATCCTCAATCGGGTAAAACGCTCAGGTAAGAACGCTGAAAGCTTAGAGGGACTGAGTTTGGTTCGACTACttgtaccaacaggtgaacgtacattcAATCAttccaatcacattttaattttattttcaaaaaaaacccCTCATCCCtatgtaaatggcaaaaatagaacATCTGATCTGTTGTTACGTGCAGATGATGTATTCTCACTCGAGATGAAGTTGAAAAccgaaaaagaaaatatacaaaaGTGGAAAGAGGCTCTGAGAGAGATTGGAGAATTGAATGGATGGCATCTCAAAGAGCGCATGCAAGTCCAACAttcattaaattaatttttgtttaactTAATTGGTTCCATATTTATTTCGATCCCCACCATGCATGATGAAGTCATGTATAAAGTTTGAACTACTTAATTGCCGGAGCAATTAATGTTAATGGTCCAGTGGCTGAAGGAAAAAATTTTAGTTTCTCACTCATATCTGCCATGTGGCCAGTGAGATTAGGTTGAAATTTTGTAAATAGTGTCTCATATTCGCTTGTGGTTTCATCcaagtatttttcttttttttaattatgtagGTATGAAGGGAAGTTAATAAAAGAAATTGTTAAAACAGTTTGGACTACATTGAACAAGATACTCTTGCCTGTTTCTAATAAGCTAGTTGGAATCCAAAATCATATAAAAGAAATGTTAATGCGATTAGATATGGAGTCTGGTGACAGAAAGATTGTGGGTATCCATGGCCTCGGTGGCATTGGAAAGACAACAATCGCTAAGGTTGTTTGCGATACAGTCCTTAGCCATTTTGAAGGATATAAATTTATTGAAAATGTTCGAGAGAATGCTTCAAAATTTGGGATTCCCTATCTGCAAAACCAACTTATCAATGGTCTCctgaaagaagaaaatcaaaatattaCTGATGTGGGTTCTGGAATTAAAGTGATCCAACAAAGGTACTGCCAAAAAAAAGTTCTTAttgttcttgatgatgtggATCAAGATGATCAAGTAAAGTCTCTAGCTGGGGACTGTAAATGGTTTGGTAACGGAAGTAAGATCATTATCACAACCCGAAATATGGAAGTTTTAATTGCTCAAAAACCAGATAGTATTTATGTGCCCGAAGTAATGGTATTCGATGATTCTCTTAAACTTTTTAGTCATTATGCGTTTGGAAGGGACCAACCTCTAGAAGGTTATTTGGATCTCTCCAAAGCTATGGTAGAAAGTACTGGAGGACTTCCCTTGGCTCTTCGAGTTATAGGTTCATCTttatttgatgaaaagaaaaaagcagTATGGAAAGATAAGTTAAAGCAGATGCAAAAATTTCCCGATGATCGTGTTATGAAAAGTTTGAAAATAAGTTATGATGGATTAGGATATCTGGAGAAACAAATATTTCTTGACACGGCTTTTTTTTTCATCGGAATGAATAAAGATATTGCATGTCATATATGGGAAGGATGTGATTTTTTCCCTCAAGCCGGACTTAAAGTTCTTTGTGAAAAGTCCTTGGTAACAATTAATGAGGATGATAACTTAAGTATGCATGATATACTTCGGGATCTTGGAAGGTTTATTGTTTGTGAAGAGAGCATAAAAAAGCCAAGGCAGCGTAGTCGAATATGGTCTCAAAAGGAAGTCTTCGAAGTACTGATTAAACAAACGGTAGGTATTGAATACACATTTGTTATTTGTTGTGAGGAGTTTGTGAATTAGGTCTTTGATGGCTTTTTCTTGGGTTATTAGAACAACCTTAGTTTGGTATTTAATTAAGGTCCTTTATTTTGTAGGGAACAATTAATTGTGAAGGACTCAGTATTGATTTCAGCCAATTCATTGATTTCTACAACGATAGACCAGCGAGCCAATGTTTGACGAGTGAAGGATTTGCTGCAATGAAAGATCTAAGGTTACTCTAAGTCGATTATGCACAATCTCCAGAGAACTTCACCAATTCTTTTTCAGAACTTAGATGGCTTAGTTGGAAAGGATGCTCTGACCAATTTGCGCTAACCAATTTTTGTCCAAAAAATCTGGCAGTTCTTGATCTATCATGTAGTGGGATCACAAAAAATTGGATTGGTTGGAACTGCATCaaggtttctctctctttctctc encodes:
- the LOC122639233 gene encoding disease resistance protein RUN1-like, with the protein product MAVAHDQASSSSSSSFGLRSYEVFLSFHGEDVRTNFEDHLYCALDRAGIRTYRDEDKLPKGEMIGPELISAIQDSIISLPILSPNYGSSKWCLNELTQISECRKTKKQIVFPIFYKVEPMEVRNQKNKYEEAFVEYQRHVDEYQKDLVDKYQFQFGSSTAQLPDKTVLHRHGKAINDRFILNRVKRSGKNAESLEGLSLVRLLVPTDDVFSLEMKLKTEKENIQKWKEALREIGELNGWHLKERMYEGKLIKEIVKTVWTTLNKILLPVSNKLVGIQNHIKEMLMRLDMESGDRKIVGIHGLGGIGKTTIAKVVCDTVLSHFEGYKFIENVRENASKFGIPYLQNQLINGLLKEENQNITDVGSGIKVIQQRYCQKKVLIVLDDVDQDDQVKSLAGDCKWFGNGSKIIITTRNMEVLIAQKPDSIYVPEVMVFDDSLKLFSHYAFGRDQPLEGYLDLSKAMVESTGGLPLALRVIGSSLFDEKKKAVWKDKLKQMQKFPDDRVMKSLKISYDGLGYLEKQIFLDTAFFFIGMNKDIACHIWEGCDFFPQAGLKVLCEKSLVTINEDDNLSMHDILRDLGRFIVCEESIKKPRQRSRIWSQKEVFEVLIKQTMAENLKVLNLKSCRLLSSTPDVSANRLLEVLILKDCEILDDIDTSICCHKKLVTLDMSGCKRLEDFPSEISQLTFLKRLDLGKCTNLKKLPVNLGRLISLTELNLSVFDLVDLPIEICQLTYLERFSLKYWRNLKKLPENLGRLTSLTKLNLSGCYDLVDLPIEICQLTSLERLHLSHCTSLKKLPENLKGMISLTLLDVYSCVSLESLPNLPSTVRSPPLFSNLKYRGEFRIEWCSTLLHISGAAAAADEEQKLDSLVKFDILDCPKLKKLLKVTGSKNLRAIELSMCSVVSDFEGGEGMESLEELEIKSCQKLRKLRYLRDSKKLRELKIEFCPELSEIVRLGDYESLQKLTISRCISIERLPDLSTIKNLKHLQITGCKNLTEIHGVHRLKFLENLNISGCDDDDSIIIESLLDLSNLQNLKNLSIKGWKNLTEIHGIDGLELLEEVNSSGCESLERLTLLSKNLKRLAITACKKLTEIQIGNELRHGFTWNVEECISLKKNTRSVEVTFPETKWFWMGESHPLRMVGDPN